A portion of the Streptomyces platensis genome contains these proteins:
- a CDS encoding metal-sulfur cluster assembly factor: MTETPTTTKPASEEEVREALYDVVDPELGIDVVNLGLIYGIHVDDANIATIDMTLTSAACPLTDVIEDQAKSATDGIVNELKINWVWMPPWGPDKITDDGREQLRALGFNV, translated from the coding sequence ATGACCGAGACTCCGACCACCACCAAGCCCGCCTCCGAGGAGGAGGTCCGCGAGGCGCTCTACGACGTCGTGGACCCCGAGCTGGGCATCGATGTCGTCAACCTGGGGCTGATCTACGGCATCCACGTCGACGACGCCAATATCGCCACCATCGACATGACGCTGACCTCCGCGGCCTGCCCGCTGACCGACGTCATCGAGGACCAGGCGAAGTCCGCCACGGACGGCATCGTCAACGAGCTGAAGATCAACTGGGTCTGGATGCCCCCGTGGGGCCCGGACAAGATCACCGACGACGGCCGCGAGCAGCTCCGCGCGCTGGGCTTCAACGTCTGA
- the sufU gene encoding Fe-S cluster assembly sulfur transfer protein SufU, which translates to MKLDSMYQDVILDHYKHPHGRGLRDGDAEVHHVNPTCGDEITLRVRLDGATIEDVSYEGQGCSISQASASVLNDLLVGKELGEAQKIQETFLELMQSKGQVEPDDAMEEVLEDAVAFAGVSKYPARVKCALLSWMAWKDATAKALSEEAKTA; encoded by the coding sequence GTGAAGCTGGATTCCATGTACCAGGACGTCATCCTGGACCACTACAAGCACCCCCATGGGCGCGGTCTTCGGGACGGCGACGCAGAGGTGCACCATGTCAACCCCACGTGCGGCGACGAGATCACGCTGCGCGTGCGGCTCGACGGCGCGACGATTGAGGATGTGTCCTACGAGGGCCAGGGCTGCTCCATCAGCCAGGCCAGCGCGTCGGTGCTCAACGACCTCCTGGTCGGCAAGGAGCTCGGCGAGGCGCAGAAGATCCAGGAGACGTTCCTGGAGCTGATGCAGTCCAAGGGTCAGGTCGAGCCGGATGACGCCATGGAGGAGGTGCTGGAGGACGCGGTCGCGTTCGCCGGTGTCTCGAAGTACCCGGCGCGTGTGAAGTGCGCGCTGCTCAGTTGGATGGCCTGGAAGGACGCCACGGCCAAGGCCCTCTCCGAGGAGGCGAAGACCGCATGA
- the dapD gene encoding 2,3,4,5-tetrahydropyridine-2,6-dicarboxylate N-succinyltransferase — protein sequence MTEAATSRTTGAVAAGLATVTSDGTVLDTWFPAPQLAAADGLGPAGTERLDDERATELLGAAVLKAIGPDPVREVEVVAVRTVIGSLDDKPLDAHDAYLRLHLLSHRLVKPHGQNLEGVFGLLANVAWTSLGPVAVDRVETVRLNARAEGLHLMVTGIDKFPRMTDYVAPTGVRIADADRVRLGAHLAAGTTVMHEGFVNFNAGTLGTSMVEGRISAGVVIGDGSDIGGGASTMGTLSGGGKQIISIGERCLLGAESGIGIALGDECVVEAGLYVTAGTRVTLPDGQIVKALELSGADNILFRRNSTTGTVEARPNKAEWGGLNEVLHSHN from the coding sequence ATGACCGAAGCTGCTACCTCCCGTACGACCGGCGCCGTCGCCGCCGGGCTCGCCACCGTCACCTCCGACGGCACCGTTCTCGACACCTGGTTCCCGGCGCCCCAGCTGGCCGCCGCCGACGGCCTGGGCCCCGCCGGCACCGAGCGCCTCGACGACGAGCGCGCCACCGAACTGCTGGGCGCCGCCGTGCTCAAGGCGATCGGTCCCGACCCGGTCCGCGAGGTCGAGGTCGTCGCCGTCCGCACGGTCATCGGCTCCCTCGACGACAAGCCGCTGGACGCCCATGACGCGTACCTGCGCCTCCACCTGCTCAGCCACCGGCTGGTCAAGCCGCACGGGCAGAACCTGGAGGGCGTCTTCGGCCTGCTGGCCAACGTCGCCTGGACCTCGCTGGGCCCGGTGGCCGTCGACCGGGTGGAGACGGTGCGGCTGAACGCCCGTGCCGAGGGCCTGCATCTGATGGTCACCGGCATCGACAAGTTCCCGCGGATGACGGACTATGTCGCGCCCACCGGTGTGCGGATCGCGGACGCCGACCGGGTGCGGCTGGGCGCGCACCTCGCGGCCGGTACCACGGTCATGCACGAGGGCTTCGTCAACTTCAACGCCGGGACGCTGGGCACCTCCATGGTCGAGGGCCGGATCAGCGCGGGTGTGGTCATCGGCGACGGCTCCGACATCGGCGGCGGCGCCTCCACCATGGGCACCCTCTCCGGCGGCGGCAAGCAGATCATCTCGATCGGCGAGCGCTGCCTGCTCGGCGCCGAGTCGGGTATCGGGATCGCGCTGGGCGACGAGTGCGTCGTCGAGGCCGGTCTGTACGTCACCGCGGGCACCCGGGTCACGCTGCCCGACGGCCAGATCGTCAAGGCCCTGGAGCTCTCCGGCGCGGACAACATCCTCTTCCGCCGCAACTCCACCACCGGAACCGTCGAGGCCCGCCCGAACAAGGCGGAGTGGGGCGGCCTCAACGAGGTGCTGCACAGCCACAACTGA
- a CDS encoding DMT family transporter, translated as MAPLMLAGAILSEVLATTAMKYSDGFSKLWPSLYTAAGYLLAFFLLAQTLKTMSVGTAYAIWAGVGTALIAAIGMVFLGESTSALRIFGVLLVIAGVVVLNMGGAH; from the coding sequence ATGGCCCCCTTGATGCTCGCCGGAGCGATCCTGTCCGAGGTCCTCGCGACCACCGCGATGAAGTACAGCGACGGCTTCAGCAAGCTGTGGCCGTCGCTGTACACCGCGGCGGGTTATCTGCTGGCCTTCTTCCTGCTGGCGCAGACGCTCAAGACGATGAGCGTCGGCACCGCGTACGCCATCTGGGCCGGTGTCGGCACGGCGCTGATCGCCGCGATCGGGATGGTGTTCCTGGGGGAGAGCACCAGTGCGCTGAGGATCTTCGGGGTGCTGCTGGTCATCGCCGGTGTCGTGGTGCTGAACATGGGCGGGGCGCACTGA
- a CDS encoding EI24 domain-containing protein, with protein sequence MRDLVAGMRYLGKGQRWVAQHGRWWGFGLIPALIALVLYAAVLTVLAIWSGDIAAWATPFADGWGSPWQGLLRGVFVALLFAGGLMLSVLTFTAATLLIGDPFYESLSEKVEESEGHCPPSPDRPLWQEIWIALRDSVHVLLRAAGFGLLLFVLGFIPFIGQTVIPVIGFCVSGFFLAVELTSVAMQRRDIPVRERLRLLRGRKGLAVGFGTPIVLLFLIPFVAVVLMPGAVAGATLLVRDLVPGPDEPSEPERGAAAAGPDQTAAPYGQPGAPGGFGPPPAPFPPNQGPPQAPRYPHQQSGPGSSAARPPAGW encoded by the coding sequence ATGCGTGATCTTGTAGCGGGGATGCGGTATCTGGGCAAGGGGCAGCGCTGGGTCGCCCAGCACGGCCGGTGGTGGGGATTCGGGCTGATTCCGGCGCTGATCGCCCTGGTGCTGTATGCCGCGGTGCTCACCGTGCTGGCCATCTGGTCCGGCGATATCGCGGCCTGGGCGACGCCGTTCGCCGACGGCTGGGGCTCGCCCTGGCAGGGGCTGCTGCGCGGGGTGTTCGTGGCGCTGCTGTTCGCCGGCGGGCTGATGCTGTCGGTGCTGACGTTCACCGCGGCCACCCTGCTGATCGGCGACCCGTTCTACGAGTCGCTCTCGGAGAAGGTCGAGGAGTCCGAGGGGCACTGCCCGCCGTCCCCGGACCGGCCGCTCTGGCAGGAGATCTGGATCGCGCTGCGGGACAGCGTGCATGTGCTGCTGCGCGCCGCCGGCTTCGGCCTCCTGCTCTTCGTCCTCGGGTTCATCCCGTTCATCGGGCAGACCGTGATCCCCGTGATCGGCTTCTGTGTCTCCGGCTTCTTCCTCGCCGTCGAGCTGACCTCGGTGGCCATGCAGCGCCGGGACATCCCGGTGCGCGAGCGGCTCCGGCTGCTGCGCGGCCGCAAGGGCCTCGCGGTCGGCTTCGGCACCCCCATCGTGCTGCTGTTCCTGATCCCGTTCGTCGCGGTGGTGCTGATGCCGGGCGCGGTCGCCGGTGCGACGCTGCTCGTCCGTGACCTGGTGCCGGGCCCGGACGAGCCGTCCGAGCCGGAGCGGGGCGCGGCGGCCGCCGGACCGGACCAGACCGCGGCTCCGTACGGGCAGCCGGGCGCGCCGGGCGGCTTCGGGCCGCCGCCCGCCCCCTTCCCGCCTAACCAGGGACCCCCGCAGGCACCGCGGTATCCGCATCAGCAGTCCGGTCCAGGGTCGTCCGCAGCGCGTCCACCAGCCGGCTGGTGA
- the dapA gene encoding 4-hydroxy-tetrahydrodipicolinate synthase: MTTLTAPRTAAPPFGRTAAAMITPFTADGALDPDGAQQLATRLVDDGGCDALVLSGTTGESPTTSDTEKETLLRAVAEAVGDRARIIAGVGTSDTRHTVSLARDAERAGAHGLLVVTPYYSRPTQEAVGHHLRTVADATGLPVMLYDIPGRTGTALSTRTLLRLAAHPRIVAVKDCGYDPLKTAKVLAATDLAYYAGCDEQILPLRALGGAGCVSTVANAAPRAVRAVLDTYDAGDTAAAARRQLALVPLIEAVTGGEAPGTVTTKALLQHLGLPAGPVRGPLLAADAELTSRLVDALRTTLDRTADADTAVPAGVPG; this comes from the coding sequence ATGACCACCCTGACCGCCCCCCGCACCGCCGCGCCGCCCTTCGGGCGCACCGCGGCCGCCATGATCACCCCGTTCACCGCCGACGGCGCGCTCGACCCGGACGGCGCGCAGCAGCTCGCCACCCGCCTCGTCGACGACGGCGGCTGCGACGCACTGGTGCTGAGCGGCACCACCGGGGAGTCCCCGACCACGTCGGACACCGAGAAGGAGACCCTGCTGCGGGCCGTGGCCGAGGCCGTCGGCGACCGGGCGCGGATCATCGCGGGGGTCGGCACCAGCGACACCCGGCACACCGTCTCCCTGGCCCGCGACGCCGAACGGGCGGGCGCCCACGGCCTGTTGGTGGTCACGCCGTACTACTCGCGGCCCACCCAGGAGGCCGTCGGCCATCATCTGCGGACGGTCGCGGACGCCACCGGACTGCCGGTGATGCTCTACGACATCCCGGGCCGCACCGGCACCGCGCTGAGCACCCGGACCCTGCTGCGGCTGGCCGCCCATCCGCGGATCGTGGCGGTCAAGGACTGCGGCTACGACCCGCTGAAGACGGCGAAGGTGCTGGCCGCGACGGACCTGGCCTACTACGCGGGCTGCGATGAACAGATCCTGCCGCTACGGGCCCTCGGCGGCGCCGGCTGCGTCAGCACGGTCGCCAATGCCGCACCCCGGGCGGTGCGCGCCGTACTGGACACCTATGACGCCGGCGACACGGCCGCTGCGGCCCGCCGTCAGCTCGCCCTGGTCCCGCTCATCGAGGCGGTGACCGGCGGGGAAGCCCCCGGCACGGTCACCACGAAGGCGCTGCTCCAGCACCTCGGGCTGCCCGCGGGACCGGTGCGCGGCCCGCTGCTGGCGGCCGACGCCGAGCTCACCAGCCGGCTGGTGGACGCGCTGCGGACGACCCTGGACCGGACTGCTGATGCGGATACCGCGGTGCCTGCGGGGGTCCCTGGTTAG
- a CDS encoding TetR/AcrR family transcriptional regulator, with amino-acid sequence MARRYDPDRRQRIIDAAIAVVGERGIAGLSHRSVAAAADVPLGSTTYHFSTLDELLVAALRQVNGECLADFARWVDGLDPAVPLTDEVARFVEEALTGDRSRMQLEYELYLAALRREAVRPIAAECLDEMVRLLGQRIGDVPTARAVVALTDGLLLQHLLTGQPFDPASVRAGLAGVLG; translated from the coding sequence ATGGCCCGGCGCTACGACCCGGACCGGCGGCAGCGGATCATCGACGCGGCGATCGCCGTGGTGGGCGAGCGCGGGATCGCCGGGCTCAGCCACCGCTCGGTGGCCGCCGCGGCGGATGTCCCGCTCGGCTCGACCACGTACCACTTCTCGACCCTGGACGAGCTGCTGGTCGCCGCGTTGCGGCAGGTCAACGGCGAATGCCTGGCCGACTTCGCGCGCTGGGTGGACGGCCTCGATCCGGCGGTGCCGCTCACCGACGAGGTGGCCCGGTTCGTCGAGGAGGCCCTGACCGGGGACCGCTCGCGGATGCAGCTGGAGTACGAGCTGTATCTGGCGGCGCTGCGGCGCGAGGCGGTGCGGCCGATCGCCGCGGAGTGCCTGGACGAGATGGTGCGGCTGCTCGGACAGCGGATCGGCGATGTCCCGACCGCGCGGGCCGTGGTGGCGCTCACCGACGGACTGCTGCTCCAGCATCTGCTGACCGGGCAGCCCTTCGACCCCGCGTCGGTACGGGCCGGGCTGGCCGGGGTGCTGGGCTGA
- a CDS encoding cysteine desulfurase has protein sequence MTQLPGLLDTEAIRKDFPILDRQIHDGKKVVYLDNAATSQKPRQVLDALNAYYERHNANVHRGVHVLAEEATALYEGARDKVAAFINAPSRDEVIFTKNASESLNLVANMLGWADEPYRVDRETEIVITEMEHHSNIVPWQLLSQRTGAKLKWFGITDDGRLDLSNIEEVITEQTKIVSFTLVSNIMGTVNPVETIIRRAQEVGALVCIDASQAAPHMVLDVQALQADFVAFTGHKMCGPTGIGVLWGRQELLEDLPPFLGGGEMIETVSMHSSTYAPAPHKFEAGTPPIAQAVGLGAAVDYLTSIGMDNIAVHEHAITEYAVKRLLEVPDLRIIGPSTAEDRGATISFTLGDIHPHDVGQVLDEQGIAVRVGHHCARPVCLRYGIPATTRASFYLYSTPAEVDALVEGLEHVRNFFG, from the coding sequence GTGACACAGCTGCCGGGCCTCCTCGACACAGAGGCGATCCGTAAGGACTTCCCCATCCTGGATCGCCAGATCCACGACGGGAAGAAGGTCGTCTACCTGGACAACGCGGCGACCTCCCAGAAGCCGCGCCAGGTCCTCGACGCCCTGAACGCCTACTACGAACGTCACAACGCCAACGTCCACCGCGGCGTGCATGTGCTCGCCGAGGAGGCCACGGCGCTGTACGAAGGCGCCCGTGACAAGGTCGCCGCCTTCATCAACGCGCCGAGCCGCGACGAGGTGATCTTCACCAAGAACGCCTCCGAGTCGCTCAACCTCGTGGCCAACATGCTCGGCTGGGCCGATGAGCCCTACCGCGTGGACCGCGAGACCGAGATCGTCATCACGGAGATGGAGCACCACTCCAACATCGTCCCGTGGCAGCTGCTCTCGCAGCGCACCGGCGCGAAGCTGAAGTGGTTCGGCATCACCGACGACGGCCGTCTCGACCTGTCCAACATCGAAGAGGTCATCACGGAGCAGACGAAGATCGTCTCCTTCACGCTGGTCTCCAACATCATGGGCACCGTCAACCCGGTCGAGACGATCATCCGCCGCGCCCAGGAGGTCGGCGCGCTGGTCTGCATCGACGCCTCGCAGGCCGCCCCGCACATGGTGCTGGACGTGCAGGCGCTGCAGGCCGACTTCGTGGCCTTCACCGGCCACAAGATGTGCGGCCCGACCGGCATCGGCGTCCTCTGGGGCCGCCAGGAGCTGCTGGAGGACCTCCCGCCGTTCCTCGGCGGCGGCGAGATGATCGAGACCGTCTCGATGCACTCCTCGACCTATGCGCCCGCGCCGCACAAGTTCGAGGCCGGTACGCCCCCGATCGCCCAGGCCGTCGGCCTCGGCGCGGCCGTGGACTACCTCACCTCGATCGGCATGGACAACATCGCCGTGCATGAGCACGCGATCACCGAGTACGCCGTCAAGCGGCTGCTGGAGGTCCCCGACCTGCGCATCATCGGCCCGAGCACGGCCGAGGACCGCGGGGCGACGATCTCCTTCACGCTCGGCGACATCCATCCCCACGACGTCGGCCAGGTGCTGGACGAGCAGGGCATCGCGGTCCGGGTGGGTCACCACTGCGCACGGCCGGTCTGCCTGCGCTACGGAATTCCCGCGACCACGCGAGCGTCGTTCTATCTGTACTCCACGCCCGCCGAGGTCGACGCCTTGGTCGAGGGGCTGGAGCACGTCCGCAACTTCTTCGGTTAA